A single region of the Leptothrix cholodnii SP-6 genome encodes:
- a CDS encoding ATP-binding cassette domain-containing protein, producing the protein MGTTQQTSQAQPLVEMRDIEKHYGNIIALAGVSFSVQSGECHCLLGDNGAGKSTFIKTMSGVHAPSKGQMLVNGQPVTFDSPRAAMNAGIATVFQDLAMIPLMSVTRNFWMGREPTKGWGPFMRFDVQHANDVTMAEMTKMGIRLREPDQAVGTLSGGERQTVAIARAVYFGAKVLILDEPTSALGVRQTANVLATIDRVRKQGVGVVFITHNVRHAMAVGDRFTVINRGRTLGTAARGHIRAEELQDLMAGGQELATLEGSLGGTI; encoded by the coding sequence ATGGGCACCACTCAACAGACAAGCCAGGCGCAACCCCTGGTCGAGATGCGCGACATCGAGAAGCACTACGGCAACATCATCGCGCTGGCCGGGGTCTCGTTCAGCGTGCAGTCCGGTGAATGCCACTGCCTGCTGGGCGACAACGGCGCCGGCAAGTCGACCTTCATCAAGACCATGTCGGGCGTGCATGCGCCGTCGAAGGGGCAGATGCTGGTCAACGGCCAGCCTGTCACTTTCGACAGCCCGCGCGCGGCCATGAACGCCGGCATCGCGACCGTGTTCCAGGACCTGGCGATGATTCCGCTGATGTCGGTGACGCGCAATTTCTGGATGGGCCGCGAGCCCACCAAGGGCTGGGGGCCGTTCATGCGCTTCGACGTCCAGCATGCCAACGACGTGACGATGGCCGAGATGACCAAGATGGGCATCCGGCTGCGCGAGCCCGACCAGGCGGTGGGCACGCTGTCGGGCGGCGAGCGCCAGACGGTGGCGATCGCCCGCGCGGTCTACTTCGGTGCCAAGGTGCTGATCCTCGACGAGCCGACCTCGGCACTGGGCGTGCGCCAGACTGCCAACGTGCTGGCCACCATCGACCGCGTGCGCAAGCAGGGCGTCGGCGTGGTCTTCATCACGCACAACGTCCGCCATGCCATGGCCGTGGGTGATCGCTTCACCGTGATCAACCGCGGCCGCACGCTGGGCACCGCCGCTCGTGGCCACATCCGCGCCGAGGAGTTGCAAGACCTGATGGCCGGGGGACAGGAACTGGCGACGCTGGAGGGCTCGCTGGGCGGAACCATCTGA
- a CDS encoding LacI family DNA-binding transcriptional regulator — MQPPSDPRIKKVTAKDVAERAGVSKWTVSRAFTDGGTVAPKVRERIRQIAAEMGYTPNLLARSLSTRSTRLIALVVDELGNFNQLRVLNEATRQMQARGYSTLLLNLSAEYGPAEAVNLADQFQVDGIVFLGTTLKRDLIELAQRIKHIPLVVILRNSGEADIRYVSTDGYVAGGEIADLFLSEGYRRIGYMAGPMSERTELRRMEGFRDRLKEAGTPLSLVLEASHYRRSEGLQTLQRYLEATPRGERIEALFCENDILAIGAMDALVATHSQRKIAIVGFDDIELGSSPSYELTTFRQPIEYLVSEALRRILDPDADSLGSLMAPGTLVMRQSHRRSAG; from the coding sequence ATGCAGCCGCCCTCCGATCCGCGCATCAAGAAAGTCACGGCCAAGGACGTGGCAGAGCGAGCGGGGGTTTCCAAGTGGACCGTGTCGCGCGCCTTCACCGATGGCGGCACGGTCGCACCCAAGGTGCGTGAGCGCATTCGCCAGATCGCCGCCGAGATGGGCTACACGCCCAATCTGCTGGCGCGCAGCCTGTCCACGCGCAGCACCCGGCTGATCGCGCTGGTGGTCGACGAACTGGGCAACTTCAACCAGTTGCGCGTGCTCAACGAGGCCACCCGGCAGATGCAGGCGCGTGGCTACAGCACCCTGCTGCTCAACCTCAGCGCCGAATACGGCCCGGCCGAAGCGGTGAACCTGGCGGACCAGTTCCAGGTCGACGGCATCGTGTTTCTCGGCACCACGCTCAAGCGTGACCTGATCGAGCTGGCGCAGCGCATCAAGCACATCCCGCTGGTCGTGATCCTGCGCAACAGCGGCGAGGCCGACATCCGCTACGTCAGCACCGACGGCTACGTGGCGGGCGGCGAGATCGCCGACCTGTTCCTGAGCGAGGGCTACCGCCGGATCGGCTACATGGCCGGCCCGATGTCCGAGCGCACCGAGCTGCGGCGCATGGAGGGCTTTCGCGACCGCTTGAAAGAGGCCGGCACGCCGCTGTCTCTGGTGCTCGAAGCCAGCCACTATCGCCGCAGCGAAGGCCTGCAGACGCTGCAGCGCTATCTCGAGGCGACGCCTCGCGGCGAGCGCATCGAGGCGCTGTTCTGCGAAAACGACATCCTGGCCATCGGCGCGATGGATGCGCTGGTGGCGACCCACTCGCAGCGCAAGATCGCCATCGTCGGCTTCGACGACATCGAGCTCGGCAGCTCGCCCAGCTACGAGCTCACCACCTTCCGCCAGCCGATCGAATACCTCGTCAGCGAGGCGCTGCGCCGCATCCTCGACCCGGATGCGGACTCGCTGGGTTCTCTGATGGCGCCCGGCACGCTGGTGATGCGCCAATCGCATCGCCGCAGCGCGGGCTGA